The following proteins come from a genomic window of Microtus ochrogaster isolate Prairie Vole_2 unplaced genomic scaffold, MicOch1.0 UNK1, whole genome shotgun sequence:
- the Znf22 gene encoding zinc finger protein 22 translates to MRLAKPKGAISRSSNQGKTYETKRKTGRQRQKWGMTIRFDSGLSRRRRNVDEKPYKCSRCSKSFGQSSTLFQHQKIHTGKKSHKCADCGKSFFQSSNLIQHRRIHTGEKPYKCDECGERFKQSSNLIQHQRVHTGEKPYCCEECGRCFSQSSHLIQHQRTHTGEKPYQCEECDKCFSQSSHLRQHMKVHKDKKPRKRGKNAKAKAHPVSWKAGKGRKAVAGLRQVKGTASGLFKKKK, encoded by the coding sequence ATGAGGTTAGCAAAGCCTAAAGGGGCTATTTCTCGAAGCTCAAACCAAGGCAAAACCTACGAGACCAAGCGTAAGACAGGCCGCCAGCGGCAGAAATGGGGAATGACCATTCGATTCGACTCCGGCTTAAGTCGGCGGAGAAGGAACGTGGATGAGAAGCCCTACAAATGTAGTAGATGTTCGAAGAGTTTCGGTCAGAGCTCCACTCTTTTTCAGCACCAGAAGATCCATACAGGGAAGAAGTCCCATAAATGTGCTGATTGTGGGAAGAGTTTCTTCCAGAGCTCGAACCTCATTCAGCACCGGCGGATCCACACTGGGGAAAAGCCCTATAAGTGTGATGAGTGTGGCGAGAGGTTTAAGCAGAGCTCCAATCTCATTCAGCACCAGAgggttcacactggagagaagccctattgCTGTGAGGAGTGTGGCCGCTGCTTCAGCCAGAGCTCGCACCTCATTCAGCACCAGAGAACCCACACCGGGGAGAAGCCCTACCAGTGCGAGGAGTGTGACAAGTGCTTCAGCCAGAGCTCTCACCTGCGGCAGCACATGAAGGTGCACAAAGACAAGAAGCCACGCAAGAGGGGCAAGAACGCCAAGGCCAAAGCTCACCCGGTGTCCTGGAAAGCTGGTAAAGGGAGGAAGGCAGTGGCCGGGCTCCGCCAGGTGAAGGGTACTGCTTCGGGcctttttaagaagaaaaagtga